From Natronincola ferrireducens, the proteins below share one genomic window:
- a CDS encoding cyanophycinase has translation MAKEENVQLVIIGGGEDKGTDKEILKKVVELSGKHKANIAVITTATNYPLEVGEEYKRIFYDLGVDKVDTINILSRKEANQKQVLRSLDDVDCVFFVGGDQLRISSILGGTAFHNYIQNRLEEGLIVAGTSAGASMMSEVMVVEGDEEDAPRKCTVKLAPGMGFLKGVIIDQHFNQRGRIGRLLGAVAQNPYTLGIGIDEDTAIIITGEKEIRVIGSGVITIVDGKNIGYTNISEQYPDEPLAITNVNVHILPTGYRYSLINRIAIINEGLTKEKEEDHK, from the coding sequence ATGGCAAAAGAAGAAAATGTCCAATTAGTAATCATTGGTGGTGGAGAAGATAAAGGAACTGATAAAGAAATATTAAAGAAAGTTGTTGAGTTATCTGGAAAACACAAAGCTAATATTGCGGTAATTACCACTGCCACCAATTATCCTCTAGAAGTAGGGGAGGAGTATAAAAGAATTTTTTATGACTTAGGTGTTGATAAAGTAGACACCATCAATATTTTAAGTAGAAAAGAAGCCAATCAAAAACAAGTATTAAGAAGTCTAGATGATGTAGACTGTGTTTTTTTTGTAGGGGGTGACCAATTAAGGATATCCAGTATACTGGGGGGAACAGCGTTTCATAACTATATACAAAACCGACTGGAGGAAGGCTTGATTGTGGCAGGAACCAGTGCTGGTGCCTCAATGATGAGTGAAGTCATGGTGGTGGAGGGTGATGAAGAAGATGCCCCAAGAAAATGCACTGTAAAATTGGCTCCAGGAATGGGATTTTTAAAAGGGGTTATTATTGACCAACACTTCAACCAAAGGGGAAGAATAGGGAGATTGTTAGGGGCTGTAGCACAAAATCCCTACACTCTTGGAATAGGAATTGATGAAGATACAGCGATTATCATCACCGGTGAAAAGGAGATAAGAGTGATTGGATCTGGTGTGATTACGATTGTTGATGGAAAAAATATAGGGTACACCAACATTTCTGAGCAATATCCTGATGAGCCCTTAGCCATTACCAATGTTAATGTTCATATTTTACCAACAGGTTATAGATATAGTTTAATAAATAGAATTGCAATCATCAATGAAGGGCTGACAAAAGAAAAAGAGGAGGACCATAAATGA
- a CDS encoding L,D-transpeptidase family protein: protein MKIASRYLRLLEPYMFGPDVMHVEERLTTLGFYENTIDGIYDEQLYESVRAYQGDFGLTPDGIVGPDTWNAIGLDPEKKYPLPEEGYSIEIDLEQKVLTLKQFSETIATYPVAVGKPSTPTPVGDWQIIQKTRNPGGAFGTRWMRMNVPWGGYGIHGTNAPESIGTAASHGCVRMFNEDVNGLYDIVPLGTPVKITGEVFTGRVLAIGIDPGPDVFQVKTILTELGYYDGEIDGIYNEETAEAVRNFQKDFNLVADGTVGVDTYDELQLARDQYLEDREP, encoded by the coding sequence ATGAAAATAGCCAGTAGATATTTGCGACTTTTAGAGCCCTATATGTTTGGACCCGATGTGATGCATGTGGAGGAGAGGTTAACTACACTAGGTTTTTATGAAAATACCATAGATGGTATCTATGATGAACAACTATATGAATCTGTTAGAGCTTATCAAGGAGATTTTGGACTAACCCCTGATGGGATTGTAGGCCCAGATACATGGAATGCCATTGGATTAGATCCTGAAAAAAAATATCCCCTTCCAGAAGAAGGATATTCTATAGAAATTGATTTGGAGCAGAAAGTCCTTACCTTAAAGCAATTCTCAGAAACCATAGCAACCTATCCAGTAGCTGTCGGTAAACCATCTACACCTACTCCCGTAGGAGATTGGCAGATTATACAAAAAACCAGAAATCCAGGAGGAGCTTTTGGTACCCGATGGATGCGAATGAATGTTCCATGGGGAGGGTATGGTATTCATGGAACAAATGCTCCAGAATCTATAGGAACAGCTGCTAGTCATGGATGTGTTAGGATGTTTAATGAGGATGTTAATGGGCTTTATGATATTGTACCTTTAGGTACACCTGTAAAAATCACTGGGGAAGTTTTTACAGGAAGAGTATTGGCAATTGGCATAGATCCAGGTCCAGATGTGTTTCAAGTGAAAACCATCTTAACTGAATTAGGATATTATGATGGAGAAATAGATGGAATTTATAATGAAGAGACAGCGGAAGCTGTGAGGAATTTCCAAAAGGATTTTAATTTAGTGGCAGATGGTACAGTGGGGGTAGACACCTACGATGAACTACAATTAGCTAGAGATCAGTATTTAGAGGATAGAGAGCCATAA
- a CDS encoding FMN-binding protein — MKKVLVLLLAMMMIISLIGCSTQTSADPEPGDETGEVVENKYVDGTYVGFDNAGEKSYSKAIVTIENDRIVGLELIGLTDMGEVKGEAYPYETFHQAKAALTEAFIAANGTEGVDVFTGATSSYNGWKLALERALEKALVEPASDNVYFDGTFHGATELGERGRKLAWVTIENDTIVDVVVKETRFVDDKEVFKDEEYTFEIFHEAAEEMPLRFIEANGTDVEIYTGATSSSTGWIEAVERALENAQR; from the coding sequence ATGAAAAAAGTGTTAGTATTACTTTTAGCCATGATGATGATAATCAGTTTAATTGGTTGTTCAACTCAAACATCAGCTGATCCAGAACCAGGTGATGAGACGGGAGAGGTAGTAGAAAACAAATATGTAGATGGTACCTATGTAGGATTTGATAACGCTGGAGAAAAAAGCTATAGTAAAGCAATTGTAACAATAGAAAATGATAGAATTGTAGGGTTAGAATTAATTGGGCTTACAGATATGGGGGAAGTGAAGGGTGAAGCTTATCCATACGAGACTTTCCATCAAGCAAAGGCAGCTTTAACAGAAGCCTTCATAGCTGCTAATGGAACAGAAGGTGTAGATGTATTTACTGGAGCTACAAGTTCCTACAATGGTTGGAAGCTTGCCCTAGAAAGAGCTCTTGAAAAAGCTTTAGTTGAGCCTGCCAGTGACAATGTATACTTTGATGGTACATTCCATGGGGCTACTGAGTTAGGTGAAAGAGGACGTAAACTAGCATGGGTAACCATTGAAAACGATACAATCGTTGACGTTGTAGTAAAAGAAACAAGATTTGTAGATGATAAAGAAGTATTCAAAGATGAAGAATATACTTTTGAAATCTTCCATGAAGCAGCAGAAGAAATGCCATTGAGATTTATTGAAGCGAATGGAACAGATGTAGAAATTTATACCGGAGCTACAAGCTCAAGCACTGGATGGATTGAAGCTGTTGAAAGAGCCCTAGAAAATGCACAAAGATAA
- a CDS encoding FAD:protein FMN transferase: MFIIRKFINYKEKLFILLIALVLLLTACSDSTPELLRETKFVLGTLGNIQIYSSSPKKGNEALTSAYGRITDIENTMSTTIENSDIYRLNANAGVEAVEVSPETLKVIHKALDYYEVTNGTFSIGLGALLDLWGISKVTADDTPKIPTEAEIEEAKNHVDLRNLEFKDSKIFIKDPNMTIDLGGIAKGYAVDEAANILQNSGFNSGFVDLGGDIYVLGPKPDGTPWKIGIQTPEIGTNTVMAGIELTEGSIVTSGDYQRYFIDPKTGRHYHHIINPATGYPTDNNLASVTIVAKTALEADILSTTAFVMGLEEGLKFIEALPGVEGIFVTKEKLVYTTSDVKDKISLMNEAYQYAN; this comes from the coding sequence GTGTTTATCATTAGAAAATTTATAAATTATAAAGAAAAACTATTTATATTACTGATAGCTTTAGTTTTGTTATTGACAGCTTGTAGTGACAGTACTCCTGAACTACTAAGAGAGACCAAATTTGTTTTAGGTACCTTAGGTAACATTCAGATATATAGTTCTTCTCCAAAAAAGGGTAATGAAGCCCTTACTTCTGCATATGGTCGTATCACCGATATTGAAAATACAATGAGTACAACCATAGAGAACAGTGACATCTATCGTCTTAATGCAAATGCTGGAGTTGAGGCTGTAGAAGTATCTCCAGAGACATTAAAGGTAATTCATAAAGCTTTAGATTATTACGAGGTAACCAATGGTACCTTTAGTATCGGCTTAGGAGCTTTATTGGATTTATGGGGAATTAGTAAAGTCACTGCCGATGATACTCCTAAAATTCCTACAGAAGCAGAGATAGAAGAAGCCAAAAATCATGTGGATTTAAGGAATTTAGAGTTCAAAGATAGTAAAATATTTATCAAAGATCCTAATATGACCATAGATTTAGGTGGAATTGCTAAGGGTTATGCTGTAGATGAAGCTGCCAATATTTTACAGAACTCTGGTTTTAATAGTGGTTTTGTGGATTTAGGAGGAGACATTTATGTTCTTGGTCCAAAGCCTGATGGTACTCCTTGGAAAATCGGGATTCAAACCCCCGAAATAGGCACAAATACCGTTATGGCAGGGATTGAATTAACCGAGGGTTCTATCGTTACCTCTGGAGACTATCAAAGGTATTTTATAGATCCTAAAACAGGTCGACACTATCATCATATTATAAACCCTGCTACAGGATATCCTACTGATAACAACTTAGCCAGTGTTACTATTGTAGCTAAAACCGCTTTAGAAGCCGATATTTTATCTACTACAGCCTTTGTTATGGGACTAGAGGAAGGCCTTAAATTTATAGAAGCTCTTCCTGGTGTAGAGGGGATTTTTGTTACCAAAGAAAAACTTGTGTATACTACATCCGACGTAAAGGATAAAATATCTCTAATGAACGAAGCCTATCAATATGCAAATTAA
- the trkA gene encoding Trk system potassium transporter TrkA, which yields MRIIIVGAGKLGYKLAESLSQEENDVIVIDIDSEVLERVNENLDVLTIKANGAQLQALEQLHINNCDLIIAVTGSDETNILVSVTAKKIGCKKAIARIRNPEYANQVDFIKSQMGIDYIVNPELATAKEIAKVLLKNQGIYMEDFAKGKVAMVDFRVENLLWVAGKKIKDLNMTGPLLVVAIARNGEMIIPYGDTEILSTDTIYVMGQKESINEFSKIHGAPTETKPVKKVMILGGGKSAYYLANKLTYNGVDIKIIEQDKERCKALAECLSSGLVIHGDGTDINLLVEENISDMDAFVALTGFDEDNLLITLLAKQYRVNKVIAKVSRPNYIPIIERLGIDIAINPILITAGEILRFIQGGKVISISLLLGGKAEVLEIIAHHESKIVGKKLANLGLPKGIIIGSIVHENKIIIPDGNSIIQPGDRVIVFCLQSEVASLEKYFYRAKGGLINELWHGCKGIRKSTSI from the coding sequence ATGCGTATTATTATTGTTGGAGCTGGGAAGTTAGGCTATAAATTGGCAGAATCTCTGTCCCAAGAAGAAAATGATGTTATTGTTATAGACATTGATAGCGAGGTTTTAGAAAGGGTTAATGAAAATCTAGATGTATTGACCATAAAGGCCAATGGCGCCCAGTTGCAAGCCCTAGAGCAGTTGCATATAAATAATTGCGATTTAATTATTGCGGTTACTGGCAGTGATGAAACCAATATTTTAGTTAGTGTTACAGCAAAAAAAATAGGATGTAAAAAGGCTATAGCTAGAATAAGAAATCCTGAGTATGCCAACCAAGTGGATTTCATCAAGAGTCAAATGGGAATTGATTATATTGTTAATCCCGAGCTGGCAACCGCCAAGGAGATAGCCAAGGTCCTCTTAAAAAATCAAGGTATTTATATGGAGGATTTTGCTAAAGGAAAGGTAGCTATGGTGGATTTTAGAGTGGAAAATTTGCTATGGGTAGCCGGCAAAAAAATAAAAGACCTAAATATGACGGGTCCCCTATTGGTGGTGGCTATAGCTAGAAATGGGGAAATGATCATTCCTTATGGGGATACAGAAATATTATCAACTGATACCATCTATGTGATGGGACAAAAAGAAAGTATCAATGAATTTTCAAAGATCCATGGAGCTCCAACTGAAACCAAACCTGTAAAAAAGGTTATGATTTTAGGGGGAGGAAAGTCAGCTTACTATTTGGCCAATAAATTAACCTATAATGGTGTAGATATAAAAATTATCGAACAGGACAAGGAGAGGTGTAAGGCTTTAGCAGAATGTCTTAGCAGTGGCTTGGTGATTCATGGGGATGGGACAGATATTAATCTGTTGGTAGAAGAAAACATTTCTGATATGGATGCCTTTGTTGCACTTACGGGATTTGATGAAGACAATCTTTTAATTACCCTCTTAGCCAAACAGTATCGTGTCAATAAAGTCATTGCTAAGGTCAGTCGACCAAACTATATACCTATTATAGAGAGGTTAGGGATTGACATAGCAATAAATCCTATATTAATTACTGCTGGTGAGATCTTGAGATTTATTCAAGGTGGCAAGGTGATTTCTATTTCTCTGCTTTTAGGTGGTAAAGCTGAAGTCCTCGAAATTATTGCCCATCATGAATCAAAAATCGTTGGAAAAAAACTAGCCAATTTAGGATTGCCTAAAGGGATTATTATTGGATCTATTGTTCATGAAAATAAAATAATCATTCCCGATGGTAACTCTATTATTCAGCCAGGGGATCGCGTGATTGTATTTTGCCTACAATCAGAAGTGGCTTCCCTAGAGAAGTATTTTTATAGGGCTAAAGGAGGACTAATCAATGAACTATGGCATGGTTGTAAAGGTATTAGGAAATCTACTTCTATTTGA
- a CDS encoding GNAT family N-acetyltransferase produces MLQYRLASKEDKTYFIEDYLKYYGKEQDLAERYAIACTEVHRSLMIYKDEENIGAITWTMKEGITSGLVEIFQMSIPNKKNRRKGYGNTLLLLCIEDIENYYRKKGYPLRRVFIVIDEENLAGRNVYRKNGFDVLLEVKHHLKTGHKAFVYAKDYF; encoded by the coding sequence ATGCTACAGTATCGCTTAGCTTCTAAAGAAGATAAAACTTATTTTATAGAGGATTATTTAAAGTATTATGGAAAGGAACAGGATTTAGCTGAAAGGTATGCCATAGCATGTACTGAGGTTCATCGCAGTCTAATGATTTATAAGGATGAAGAAAATATTGGAGCTATAACATGGACCATGAAGGAGGGAATTACCTCAGGGTTAGTAGAAATCTTTCAAATGTCTATACCTAATAAAAAAAATCGGCGTAAAGGCTACGGCAATACTTTACTTCTCCTTTGTATAGAGGATATTGAAAATTATTATAGAAAAAAAGGGTATCCTTTAAGAAGGGTTTTTATCGTCATTGACGAGGAAAATTTGGCTGGTAGAAATGTGTATAGAAAAAATGGCTTTGATGTTCTACTAGAGGTAAAACATCATCTTAAAACTGGACACAAGGCCTTCGTTTATGCAAAGGACTATTTTTAG
- the cphA gene encoding cyanophycin synthetase produces MKLLRVQVYTGRNIYAHFPIVRVDVELGEYVDIPTCDIEGFNEGLIGLLPGLREHKCSNGLQGGFVKRLERGTYLAHVMEHIALELQKQLGYDLKYGKARYLEGDSIYYIVYEYKDEIAGLHAGKLAFDIIQSLLKREKLDLSERLQVITSAIVKNQLGPSTAAIIEEAKKRRIPVTRIGGNSLLQLGYGRYGEKIQATITEHTSCIAVDTAGDKELTNSILRNYGIPVPEGQGVETYGEARAVIKKIGFPVVIKPYNGNQGKGVSLNLTSLKEVKKAFIIAKKHSNRVLLEKYIPGKHYRIAIVGEKMVAASERIAAHVIGNGINTIKELIDMENQNPVRGEGHEKPLTKIKIDDVMMLLLSKTGRTLNNIPNKGEIIYLRENDNLSTGGTAIDVTDKVHPDNERMAIHAARTIGLDVAGVDITTQDIGRSMVTDRGAIIEINACPGIRMHHYPSKGKSRNVAKAIVDNLFPEGEKYTIPIISVTGTNGKTTTTRMLGKIFRETGLTVGMTTTGGVYIQDEEIVKGDTTGPQSAQTVLMDKRVEFGVLETARGGIVNKGLGYDLADIGIITNIGDDHLGIDGINTLEEMADVKALVVEAVKKEGYAILNADDLYTPRIAERVRCNIIYFAKDIANETIKHHMACGGKAVYLKKKTICIYDGIKEIPVIKIDEIPATFGGVLEHNIENSMAAIAGAHGCGVEPKVIYNALSQFYTDTINNPGRFNVFDVKNFKVVIDYGHNIDGYMKVLEGLKKMKAGKLVGIIGVPGDRTDISILKVGEISGQYFDYVYIKEDKDLRGRKPGEVANIMKKGCSLGGLNENAMEIELCEIKALNKAMETAEAGDIIIVFFEEYQPLVQAIEAYKKKGNMNTSKLIKLKRTSNIANVSP; encoded by the coding sequence ATGAAACTATTGAGAGTACAGGTATATACTGGCAGAAATATATATGCTCATTTTCCTATTGTTAGAGTAGACGTAGAATTAGGAGAATATGTAGATATACCTACATGTGACATAGAAGGATTTAATGAGGGACTTATCGGATTATTACCTGGTTTAAGAGAACATAAATGTAGTAATGGGCTTCAAGGAGGATTTGTAAAACGGTTAGAAAGAGGCACCTATCTAGCCCATGTAATGGAACATATAGCTTTAGAACTTCAAAAACAACTGGGGTATGACTTGAAGTATGGAAAAGCAAGGTATTTAGAAGGTGACTCTATTTATTATATTGTGTACGAATACAAAGATGAAATAGCAGGCTTACATGCAGGAAAATTAGCCTTTGATATTATACAGAGTTTATTAAAAAGAGAAAAATTAGATTTATCGGAAAGATTACAGGTTATAACATCTGCAATTGTTAAAAATCAATTAGGACCCAGCACTGCTGCTATTATAGAAGAAGCAAAAAAAAGAAGAATTCCTGTCACACGAATTGGGGGCAATAGTTTACTACAGTTGGGTTATGGAAGGTATGGTGAAAAAATTCAAGCTACTATTACTGAACATACCAGTTGTATCGCAGTAGATACTGCTGGTGATAAAGAATTAACTAATTCTATATTGAGAAATTATGGCATTCCAGTTCCAGAAGGCCAAGGTGTAGAAACCTATGGGGAAGCAAGGGCTGTTATTAAGAAAATTGGTTTTCCAGTAGTGATTAAGCCTTATAATGGCAACCAAGGAAAAGGGGTATCTTTAAACCTCACTTCTTTAAAGGAAGTAAAAAAAGCCTTTATAATTGCAAAAAAACATAGTAATCGTGTATTGTTAGAGAAATATATCCCTGGAAAGCATTATCGCATTGCAATAGTAGGGGAAAAAATGGTTGCCGCATCAGAACGTATTGCAGCCCATGTTATTGGTAATGGAATAAACACAATTAAAGAATTAATTGATATGGAGAATCAGAACCCTGTAAGGGGGGAAGGACATGAAAAGCCTTTAACAAAAATAAAAATTGATGATGTAATGATGCTGTTGTTATCCAAAACAGGAAGGACTTTAAATAATATACCAAATAAAGGAGAAATCATATATTTAAGGGAAAATGATAACTTAAGTACAGGAGGAACAGCTATTGATGTGACAGATAAAGTTCATCCAGACAATGAAAGAATGGCAATCCATGCTGCTAGAACCATAGGCTTAGATGTAGCAGGGGTCGACATAACTACACAAGACATAGGAAGATCTATGGTAACAGATAGGGGAGCTATTATAGAAATCAATGCCTGCCCTGGTATTAGAATGCACCATTATCCTTCAAAGGGTAAAAGTAGAAATGTAGCAAAGGCAATTGTAGATAATCTATTTCCAGAAGGCGAAAAGTATACGATACCCATCATTTCAGTAACTGGAACCAATGGTAAAACGACTACAACTAGAATGCTGGGAAAAATTTTTAGAGAAACTGGCTTGACGGTAGGCATGACTACTACTGGAGGTGTTTATATACAGGATGAGGAGATAGTAAAGGGTGACACAACCGGCCCCCAAAGTGCCCAAACCGTCCTAATGGACAAAAGGGTAGAGTTTGGCGTCTTAGAAACTGCTAGAGGAGGCATTGTAAATAAAGGTTTAGGATATGATTTAGCTGATATAGGTATTATTACCAATATAGGAGATGATCATTTAGGCATAGATGGTATTAATACCCTAGAGGAAATGGCAGATGTAAAGGCTTTAGTAGTTGAAGCTGTAAAAAAAGAGGGTTATGCTATTCTTAATGCAGATGATCTTTACACCCCTAGAATCGCTGAAAGAGTAAGGTGTAATATCATTTATTTTGCCAAAGATATAGCCAATGAAACTATAAAGCATCATATGGCCTGTGGGGGAAAGGCTGTTTATTTAAAGAAAAAAACCATTTGTATTTATGATGGAATAAAGGAAATACCTGTAATTAAAATAGATGAAATACCCGCCACCTTTGGAGGAGTATTGGAGCATAATATAGAAAACAGTATGGCAGCCATAGCTGGAGCCCATGGGTGTGGTGTAGAGCCGAAGGTTATATACAATGCTCTAAGTCAATTTTATACAGATACTATTAACAATCCTGGTAGATTCAATGTCTTTGATGTGAAAAACTTTAAAGTTGTTATTGATTATGGTCATAATATTGATGGGTATATGAAGGTACTAGAAGGATTAAAAAAAATGAAGGCTGGTAAGCTAGTAGGTATAATAGGTGTACCGGGTGATAGAACCGATATAAGTATTTTGAAGGTAGGGGAAATCTCTGGACAATATTTTGACTATGTTTATATTAAAGAAGATAAGGATTTAAGAGGAAGGAAACCTGGAGAAGTGGCAAACATCATGAAAAAAGGATGTAGCTTAGGTGGTCTCAATGAAAATGCAATGGAGATTGAACTGTGTGAAATTAAAGCCCTGAATAAAGCTATGGAAACTGCAGAGGCTGGAGATATTATTATCGTCTTCTTCGAAGAATATCAACCTCTTGTCCAAGCTATAGAAGCTTATAAAAAGAAAGGAAACATGAATACTTCTAAGCTGATAAAATTAAAAAGAACCAGCAATATAGCAAATGTTAGCCCCTAA
- a CDS encoding HAD family hydrolase — MKNIAAFFDVDGTLYRDSLMVEHFKRLIKYEVIDPSIWHNVAKKTFHNWDKRQGNYEDYLLDVAEIYLNSMKGQNKNHIEFITNQVINIKGDRVYRFTRDRIEWHKAQGHKVIFISGSPDYLVSKMAEKHGVTDYRGTRYEVNESNHFTGEILQMWDSDSKHQAILEFVEKYDIDLDKSYSYGDTNGDFSMLKLVGNPIAINPAKELVLNIKGDEELRKKVTIIIERKDVIYQLRADVEIL, encoded by the coding sequence ATGAAAAATATTGCTGCATTTTTTGATGTGGATGGAACCCTCTATAGGGATTCCTTAATGGTAGAACACTTTAAACGATTGATTAAATACGAAGTAATAGATCCTAGCATTTGGCACAATGTTGCAAAAAAAACCTTCCATAATTGGGATAAAAGACAGGGAAATTATGAGGATTATTTATTGGATGTAGCAGAAATTTATTTAAATTCTATGAAGGGTCAAAATAAGAACCATATTGAATTTATAACCAATCAAGTCATTAATATAAAGGGGGATAGGGTATATCGCTTTACCAGAGATCGAATAGAGTGGCACAAAGCGCAGGGACATAAGGTTATATTTATATCTGGAAGTCCAGATTATTTGGTGTCAAAAATGGCTGAAAAACATGGTGTTACCGATTATAGGGGAACTAGGTATGAAGTAAATGAAAGCAATCACTTTACTGGAGAAATATTACAAATGTGGGATTCCGATAGTAAGCATCAAGCTATCTTGGAATTTGTAGAGAAATATGATATAGATTTAGACAAAAGCTATTCCTATGGAGATACTAATGGAGACTTTTCTATGCTAAAATTGGTGGGTAATCCTATAGCCATTAATCCTGCAAAGGAACTGGTTTTAAATATTAAAGGTGATGAAGAGTTGAGGAAAAAGGTTACCATCATTATAGAAAGAAAAGATGTAATTTATCAGTTAAGGGCAGATGTGGAGATACTATGA
- a CDS encoding TrkH family potassium uptake protein, which yields MNYGMVVKVLGNLLLFEAAALVVPLFVSLYYREHSALAFMYTILILIVVGGLMAKIPNPSKKIRSKEGLIIVAAGWVFVSYFGALPFTLSGSIPSMVDAFFETVSGLTTTGATIINDIEVLPRGILFWRSLTHWLGGMGILVLTLAVLPAIGVGGFQIFKAESPGPVSDKLVPRMRNTATILYTAYLGLTILQIILLLLGGLTLYEAAIHTFGTVGTGGFSIYNTSIGAYNSSYVVMVIAIFMIASGINFSLYYELYKRNWREVIYNSELRLYLSIIGIATLLITLNLYGRIHGGLFETFKHALFQVASITTTTGYATMDYEIWPSFSQGIIFILMFIGGSAGSTGGGIKIIRHLILLKLVIREISKILHPRAVIPIRVNGKMISADVIAGVTSFFFLYLLLLMGGTLLISLEGVDLFSSLTSVAATLGNIGPGFGAVGPTQTYSAFSVPSKLLLSLMMLFGRLELYTIFILLMPTFWKERI from the coding sequence ATGAACTATGGCATGGTTGTAAAGGTATTAGGAAATCTACTTCTATTTGAAGCGGCTGCTCTGGTAGTACCCTTATTTGTTTCCCTTTATTATAGAGAACATAGTGCCTTAGCCTTTATGTATACCATATTAATTTTGATTGTTGTAGGAGGCTTGATGGCTAAAATCCCTAATCCTTCAAAAAAAATAAGGTCTAAGGAGGGATTAATCATTGTAGCTGCTGGATGGGTTTTTGTCTCTTATTTTGGAGCACTACCCTTTACGTTATCAGGAAGTATTCCCTCTATGGTAGATGCGTTTTTTGAAACGGTTTCAGGTCTCACCACTACAGGAGCTACTATTATTAATGACATCGAGGTGTTACCTAGGGGAATTTTATTTTGGCGTTCCTTGACCCACTGGTTGGGAGGAATGGGGATTCTAGTATTAACATTAGCTGTATTACCGGCCATTGGTGTTGGAGGCTTTCAGATTTTCAAGGCAGAAAGCCCTGGTCCAGTATCGGATAAGCTAGTTCCCAGGATGAGGAATACTGCAACTATTTTATATACAGCATATTTAGGTCTTACAATATTACAAATAATTTTATTGTTACTCGGGGGCTTAACCCTTTATGAAGCAGCTATCCATACCTTTGGGACGGTGGGTACTGGAGGGTTCTCCATCTATAATACCAGTATTGGTGCCTATAATAGTAGTTATGTAGTTATGGTTATAGCTATATTTATGATAGCCTCTGGTATAAACTTTTCCCTCTACTATGAATTGTATAAAAGAAATTGGAGGGAAGTCATCTACAATTCTGAGCTGCGATTATATTTATCTATTATAGGTATTGCTACCCTATTGATTACCTTGAACCTATACGGCAGGATTCATGGAGGATTATTTGAAACCTTTAAGCATGCACTGTTTCAAGTCGCATCTATAACTACAACAACAGGCTATGCTACGATGGATTATGAAATATGGCCCTCCTTTAGTCAAGGTATTATATTTATATTGATGTTTATTGGAGGATCTGCAGGATCTACAGGGGGGGGCATTAAGATAATCCGCCATCTTATTTTATTAAAGTTGGTTATTAGAGAAATATCTAAAATACTTCATCCTAGGGCAGTTATTCCCATAAGAGTTAATGGAAAAATGATATCTGCAGATGTAATAGCTGGAGTTACTAGCTTTTTCTTTCTATACTTATTACTGTTAATGGGGGGAACCCTACTGATTTCTTTAGAAGGTGTAGATCTATTTAGTTCTCTGACTTCAGTAGCAGCCACACTGGGGAATATAGGGCCGGGCTTCGGAGCCGTTGGTCCTACACAAACCTATAGCGCATTTAGTGTACCCAGTAAGCTTTTACTTTCTCTCATGATGTTGTTTGGTAGATTGGAATTATATACGATATTTATACTTTTAATGCCTACCTTTTGGAAGGAGCGGATTTAA